In the Alligator mississippiensis isolate rAllMis1 chromosome 7, rAllMis1, whole genome shotgun sequence genome, one interval contains:
- the GMNC gene encoding geminin coiled-coil domain-containing protein 1 isoform X2 — translation MSTALPRPEPPLAGGQAGSCSCSCCRSSSSSSACPSAASVDVSKETRVSFWAAGLPDNSGEGQPGDPFCDLDFAGQDDVWPGDQLSSQLYRNKQLQDTLLQKEEELARLHEENNNLRQYLNSALIKCLEEKAKKLLSGSSQRDHAIFRGGKRKVRENDCFAPPESPPLAKARRNLFSEFTACEESPHPAVDSWVLQTLGLKDIDTIDESVSANYSALASELGKDPYCPQPVEAMDYDSAEDPTALYGCEPLTRTPSTASPCKEVTPYLPPLSSAPCASSSGHGDVPFPAYGLPYFSQDVSRNKTEVAFTTSVSPHRNVKTHTFQQGQAFVRRDDDGGWKFTWVPKQSE, via the exons ATG AGCACCGCGCTGCCCCGCCCGGAGCCGCCCCTCGCAGGGGGCCAGGcgggctcctgctcctgctcctgctgccgctccagctccagctccagcgcCTGCCCGTCAGCCGCCAGTGTTGATGTCTCCAAGGAGACCCGGGTTTCTTTCTGGGCTGCCGGTCTCCCGGACAACAGCGGCGAGGGACAGCCCGGCG ACCCGTTCTGTGATTTGGATTTTGCTGGTCAGGATGACGTGTGGCCAGGAGACCAGCTGTCCTCCCAGCTCTACAGAAACAAGCAG CTTCAAGATACCTTGCTGCAGAAGGAAGAGGAACTTGCTAGGTTACATGAAGAAAATAACAACCTCCGACAATACCTGAATTCAGCTTTGATTAAGTGCTTGGAAGAGAAGGCCAAG AAACTGCTCtcaggcagcagccagagggaccATGCCATCTTCAGAGGCggcaagaggaaggtcagggagaACGATTGCTTTGCCCCTCCAGAGTCTCCTCCGCTAGCAAAAGCCAGGAGAAACCTCTTCAGCGAGTTCACCGCTTGCGAAGAGTCCCCCCACCCTGCGGTGGACAGCTGGGTGCTACAGACCCTTGGATTAAAAGACATCGACACCATTGATGAGTCGGTATCAGCTAACTACAGTGCCCTGGCCAGCGAGCTGGGAAAGGACCCGTACTGCCCGCAGCCCGTGGAGGCCATGGATTACGACAGTGCAGAGGACCCAACAGCTCTGTACGGCTGCGAGCCTTTGACCCGCACCCCCAGCACGGCCAGCCCCTGCAAGGAGGTTACACCCTATCTCCCCCCTCTCTCCTCAGCCCCTTGCGCATCCTCCTCCGGGCATGGTGACGTGCCTTTCCCCGCCTACGGATTGCCCTATTTCTCCCAGGATGTGTCACGCAACAAAACCGAAGTGGCCTTTACCACGTCCGTGAGCCCCCACCGCAACGTGAAGACGCACACCTTCCAGCAAGGCCAGGCCTTCGTGCGCCGTGACGATGACGGGGGCTGGAAGTTCACGTGGGTGCCCAAGCAGTCCGAGTGA
- the GMNC gene encoding geminin coiled-coil domain-containing protein 1 isoform X1, producing the protein MVSAPRSEGVPGAAAPGCRSRCPGNGWMHSRCRRRPGRCCSSPSPARAARPGEGGGESPRPAARCGWAHLHAPGPASIHPCIPPASGAGEGTGAGDARCVMPPLSPAQSTALPRPEPPLAGGQAGSCSCSCCRSSSSSSACPSAASVDVSKETRVSFWAAGLPDNSGEGQPGDPFCDLDFAGQDDVWPGDQLSSQLYRNKQLQDTLLQKEEELARLHEENNNLRQYLNSALIKCLEEKAKKLLSGSSQRDHAIFRGGKRKVRENDCFAPPESPPLAKARRNLFSEFTACEESPHPAVDSWVLQTLGLKDIDTIDESVSANYSALASELGKDPYCPQPVEAMDYDSAEDPTALYGCEPLTRTPSTASPCKEVTPYLPPLSSAPCASSSGHGDVPFPAYGLPYFSQDVSRNKTEVAFTTSVSPHRNVKTHTFQQGQAFVRRDDDGGWKFTWVPKQSE; encoded by the exons ATGGTGAGTGCCCCGCGGAGCGAGGGGGTGCCCGGGGCGGCAGCACCAGGCTGCAGGAGCCGGTGCCCGGGCAATGGGTGGATGCACAGCCGCTGCAGGAGGCGGCCAGGACGGTGCTGCTCCTCGCCATCACCCGCAAGGGCTGCCCGCCccggggagggaggtggggagagcccccGCCCGGCTGCGAGATGCGGCTGGGCACACCTGCATGCCCCTGGCCCGGCATCCATCCATCCCTGCATCCCACCTGCGAGCGGGGCCGGGGAGGGGACCGGCGCCGGGGATGCTCGGTGCGTGATGCCCCCGCTCTCCCCTGCCCAGAGCACCGCGCTGCCCCGCCCGGAGCCGCCCCTCGCAGGGGGCCAGGcgggctcctgctcctgctcctgctgccgctccagctccagctccagcgcCTGCCCGTCAGCCGCCAGTGTTGATGTCTCCAAGGAGACCCGGGTTTCTTTCTGGGCTGCCGGTCTCCCGGACAACAGCGGCGAGGGACAGCCCGGCG ACCCGTTCTGTGATTTGGATTTTGCTGGTCAGGATGACGTGTGGCCAGGAGACCAGCTGTCCTCCCAGCTCTACAGAAACAAGCAG CTTCAAGATACCTTGCTGCAGAAGGAAGAGGAACTTGCTAGGTTACATGAAGAAAATAACAACCTCCGACAATACCTGAATTCAGCTTTGATTAAGTGCTTGGAAGAGAAGGCCAAG AAACTGCTCtcaggcagcagccagagggaccATGCCATCTTCAGAGGCggcaagaggaaggtcagggagaACGATTGCTTTGCCCCTCCAGAGTCTCCTCCGCTAGCAAAAGCCAGGAGAAACCTCTTCAGCGAGTTCACCGCTTGCGAAGAGTCCCCCCACCCTGCGGTGGACAGCTGGGTGCTACAGACCCTTGGATTAAAAGACATCGACACCATTGATGAGTCGGTATCAGCTAACTACAGTGCCCTGGCCAGCGAGCTGGGAAAGGACCCGTACTGCCCGCAGCCCGTGGAGGCCATGGATTACGACAGTGCAGAGGACCCAACAGCTCTGTACGGCTGCGAGCCTTTGACCCGCACCCCCAGCACGGCCAGCCCCTGCAAGGAGGTTACACCCTATCTCCCCCCTCTCTCCTCAGCCCCTTGCGCATCCTCCTCCGGGCATGGTGACGTGCCTTTCCCCGCCTACGGATTGCCCTATTTCTCCCAGGATGTGTCACGCAACAAAACCGAAGTGGCCTTTACCACGTCCGTGAGCCCCCACCGCAACGTGAAGACGCACACCTTCCAGCAAGGCCAGGCCTTCGTGCGCCGTGACGATGACGGGGGCTGGAAGTTCACGTGGGTGCCCAAGCAGTCCGAGTGA